The following proteins are co-located in the Corynebacterium kalinowskii genome:
- a CDS encoding energy-coupling factor transporter transmembrane component T family protein codes for MLQVPLGAYVPGDTVIHRTRPGVKFLVLISFVIITAVFIETVPWALAAFVMPLLGYLVARIPVKVAWTQLTPPFPILAMLFAFQVWQLGWMQATVIIVVIYAAIAAATLLTLTTRVSEMMDAVTAGLEPLRRFGVPVDAIALAISLTIRLIPLQLATVREVLDARKARGAEFSVRAFGTPVVIRSIRRAESIGDALIARGVGD; via the coding sequence ATGCTACAGGTACCTTTGGGCGCATACGTCCCTGGAGATACAGTTATTCATCGCACTCGGCCGGGTGTGAAATTCCTAGTTCTCATTTCGTTCGTGATCATTACGGCTGTCTTCATCGAAACAGTCCCCTGGGCACTTGCTGCCTTTGTCATGCCTCTGCTTGGCTATCTCGTGGCTCGTATCCCAGTAAAAGTTGCCTGGACCCAGCTCACTCCCCCGTTTCCGATCTTGGCCATGCTCTTTGCCTTCCAGGTGTGGCAGTTGGGCTGGATGCAAGCCACCGTGATCATCGTGGTGATCTATGCAGCTATTGCCGCGGCGACATTACTCACGCTCACCACAAGGGTCAGCGAAATGATGGACGCCGTCACTGCCGGTCTGGAACCACTGCGCCGATTCGGTGTTCCGGTAGATGCCATCGCCCTCGCAATCAGCCTGACGATTAGGCTCATCCCACTGCAGCTCGCGACCGTTCGCGAGGTTTTGGATGCTCGAAAGGCACGTGGCGCCGAGTTTTCCGTCCGCGCTTTCGGCACACCAGTCGTCATCCGGTCGATCAGACGCGCGGAAAGCATCGGCGACGCATTGATTGCTCGTGGAGTTGGCGACTAG
- a CDS encoding YciI family protein codes for MNYFAVSYSYPADSEAIASIRPIHREFLGTLKDRGILVGSGPFLDQDGGALIVIRLPEGATVVEATELMDKDPFHTESALDGRSIRPWNPVLNVFN; via the coding sequence ATGAACTACTTTGCCGTTTCTTACAGCTACCCTGCCGATTCTGAAGCCATCGCCAGCATTCGTCCGATCCACCGAGAATTCCTCGGCACACTTAAGGATCGAGGCATCCTCGTCGGCTCCGGACCATTCCTCGACCAGGACGGTGGCGCGCTGATCGTCATTCGCTTGCCGGAAGGTGCAACCGTTGTGGAAGCTACCGAGCTGATGGACAAGGATCCATTCCACACCGAAAGTGCTTTAGATGGCCGGAGCATCCGCCCTTGGAACCCCGTCCTCAACGTTTTCAACTAG
- the pgsA gene encoding CDP-diacylglycerol--glycerol-3-phosphate 3-phosphatidyltransferase: protein MNGVQKTSNWNVPNVLTSLRIIAVPLFVWLVLKADHTDTTWMWWSFACFVALMFTDKLDGDIARKHNLITDFGKIADPIADKALMISAFVSLNIVGVLPVWVTVVIVVRELGITFWRMIQLRQGKVVPASKGGKIKTTLQSVAVALYLMPLPDWAFLFAQVVMYAAVIITVVTGVQYLLDSRKENRA from the coding sequence GTGAATGGCGTACAAAAGACCTCAAATTGGAACGTGCCGAATGTGCTCACTAGCTTGCGCATCATTGCTGTTCCACTTTTTGTGTGGCTGGTGCTCAAAGCTGACCACACAGACACCACGTGGATGTGGTGGTCTTTCGCATGTTTTGTGGCGCTCATGTTTACGGACAAGCTTGATGGCGATATCGCCCGCAAGCACAATCTGATCACCGACTTTGGCAAAATCGCCGACCCGATTGCCGACAAGGCGCTGATGATCTCGGCGTTTGTCAGCCTCAACATCGTGGGAGTGCTACCCGTGTGGGTGACCGTGGTCATTGTTGTGCGTGAGCTCGGCATAACCTTCTGGCGCATGATTCAGCTGCGACAGGGCAAGGTGGTTCCGGCGTCCAAGGGCGGCAAGATCAAGACCACCTTGCAATCCGTCGCGGTGGCGCTGTACCTTATGCCTCTGCCGGATTGGGCGTTTCTATTTGCGCAGGTAGTGATGTACGCCGCTGTTATCATCACTGTGGTTACCGGCGTGCAGTACCTCCTCGATTCTCGAAAGGAAAACCGTGCCTAG
- a CDS encoding CinA family protein — MPSFLETLSSRGQTLATCESLTAGLLSATIASYPGASAVFQGGLVTYSAALKTQLAGVPAELIDAHGMVSAECAEAMATGTRSALGVDYALALTGVAGPTVQEGNPVGVVWLALAGPEGVVSTRVLPEGQTRWALRTDATEPEEVLDGSRNEIRQRAALFALDFFESHLNGN; from the coding sequence GTGCCTAGTTTTCTTGAAACTCTCTCCTCCCGAGGCCAGACCCTCGCCACCTGCGAATCTCTCACTGCGGGACTGTTGTCCGCCACTATCGCTTCCTATCCAGGCGCGAGTGCGGTCTTCCAGGGCGGGCTGGTGACCTATTCTGCCGCGCTTAAGACCCAACTTGCCGGCGTGCCTGCAGAGCTTATCGACGCCCACGGCATGGTCTCCGCCGAATGCGCGGAGGCTATGGCGACCGGCACTCGTTCGGCTCTTGGCGTTGACTATGCCTTGGCGTTGACCGGCGTCGCCGGTCCAACGGTGCAGGAAGGCAATCCGGTTGGTGTCGTGTGGCTCGCACTTGCGGGTCCGGAGGGAGTTGTGAGCACCCGGGTGCTGCCGGAAGGGCAAACCCGCTGGGCCCTGCGCACTGACGCTACCGAGCCTGAGGAAGTACTTGACGGTTCTCGTAATGAGATCAGGCAGCGCGCAGCCCTGTTCGCCTTGGACTTTTTTGAATCACACTTGAACGGGAACTAA
- a CDS encoding energy-coupling factor ABC transporter ATP-binding protein has translation MISFRDVSVSYDQRDVLHDITLELTESRIGIIGANGGGKSTLIRLINGLGSPTSGTVLVDGLDVSTDGRAVRRNVGFVFSDAENQIVMPTVAEDVEFSLRRLKLPKAERSARVDQMLERFDLAGHRDDSPHTLSGGQKQLLALAAVLIMEPSIVIADEPTTLLDLKNRMKIKAEFAKLPQQLIVVTHDLDFVADFDRVLCLDGGTIVADGQPHEVIATYEQLMAE, from the coding sequence ATGATCTCTTTTCGCGATGTCTCGGTCAGCTACGACCAGCGTGACGTGCTCCACGACATCACCCTGGAGCTCACCGAATCCCGCATCGGCATCATTGGTGCTAATGGGGGTGGCAAATCCACGCTCATCAGGCTAATCAATGGCCTGGGGTCGCCTACGTCTGGCACCGTGCTTGTCGACGGCCTCGATGTGTCTACTGATGGCCGAGCGGTGCGTCGCAATGTGGGCTTCGTCTTTTCCGACGCAGAGAACCAAATCGTGATGCCCACGGTGGCCGAGGATGTCGAATTCTCGCTGCGACGACTGAAGTTGCCGAAGGCTGAGCGTAGCGCCCGCGTTGACCAGATGCTGGAGCGGTTTGATCTTGCAGGTCACCGTGATGACTCACCGCACACGCTGTCCGGTGGACAGAAGCAACTCCTGGCTCTCGCAGCCGTTCTCATCATGGAGCCAAGCATCGTGATTGCTGATGAGCCGACCACACTCCTAGATCTGAAGAACCGGATGAAGATCAAGGCGGAGTTTGCCAAGTTACCGCAGCAGTTGATTGTGGTGACGCATGATCTGGATTTCGTGGCTGATTTCGACCGCGTGCTGTGTCTGGACGGCGGGACGATTGTCGCTGATGGGCAACCACACGAGGTCATCGCTACGTACGAACAGTTGATGGCGGAATAG
- a CDS encoding PspA/IM30 family protein yields the protein MANPFVKAWKYLMALFDSKIEENADPKVQIQQAIEDAQRQHQELSQQAAAVIGNQRQLEMQLNRRLADIEKLQGNTRQALQLADNARAAGDIAKATEYENAAEAFAAQLVTAEQSVEDTKQLHDQALQQAAQAKQAVERNSMQLQQKVAERTKLLSQLEQAKMQEKVSESIKSMNSLTASGNTPNLDQVREKIERRYANALGQAELAQNSVEGRMAEVEQAGVQMAGHSRLEQIRAQMKGELPGGAAQKSIEDAAGGATATDDAVAQKMRELRGE from the coding sequence ATGGCTAACCCATTCGTCAAGGCATGGAAGTACTTGATGGCGCTGTTCGACTCCAAAATCGAGGAGAACGCAGATCCAAAGGTCCAGATTCAGCAGGCAATTGAGGATGCACAGCGTCAGCACCAGGAGCTTTCTCAGCAGGCAGCCGCAGTGATCGGCAACCAGCGCCAGCTGGAAATGCAGCTCAATCGTCGCCTGGCTGACATCGAGAAGCTCCAGGGCAACACCCGACAGGCTCTTCAGCTAGCCGATAACGCTCGCGCAGCCGGCGACATCGCCAAGGCTACCGAGTACGAGAACGCAGCTGAGGCATTTGCCGCACAGCTGGTCACCGCGGAGCAGTCCGTGGAAGACACCAAGCAGCTGCACGATCAGGCACTCCAGCAGGCCGCTCAGGCCAAGCAAGCTGTTGAGCGCAACTCCATGCAGCTGCAGCAGAAGGTTGCTGAGCGCACCAAGCTGCTGTCCCAGCTGGAGCAGGCCAAGATGCAGGAGAAGGTCTCCGAGTCCATCAAGTCGATGAACTCCTTGACCGCTTCCGGCAACACGCCAAACCTTGACCAGGTTCGCGAGAAGATCGAGCGTCGTTACGCTAATGCTCTTGGCCAGGCCGAGCTCGCTCAGAACTCCGTCGAAGGTCGCATGGCTGAGGTCGAACAAGCTGGCGTCCAGATGGCTGGTCACTCCCGACTGGAGCAGATTCGCGCTCAGATGAAGGGTGAGCTGCCAGGTGGCGCCGCTCAGAAGTCTATTGAAGATGCAGCAGGCGGTGCCACAGCTACTGACGATGCCGTCGCTCAGAAGATGCGTGAGCTTCGCGGCGAATAA
- a CDS encoding helix-turn-helix domain-containing protein, with protein MVTNTALLEKPVAEPLLREALGAALRAFRADRSITLRELAEMSSVSPGYLSELERGRKEVSSELLASVCHALGVSVADVLIEAAGSMAIRSADSEFARI; from the coding sequence ATGGTTACAAATACAGCATTGCTAGAGAAGCCAGTGGCAGAGCCATTGCTTCGTGAGGCCCTTGGCGCGGCTCTCCGCGCATTTCGCGCTGACCGCAGCATTACGCTGCGCGAACTCGCTGAAATGTCGAGCGTGTCACCGGGCTATCTGTCAGAACTAGAACGCGGCCGCAAGGAAGTCTCCTCGGAATTGCTTGCTTCGGTATGCCATGCGCTCGGCGTCAGCGTGGCCGATGTCCTCATTGAAGCTGCAGGCTCAATGGCGATTCGTTCCGCTGATTCCGAGTTTGCGCGGATTTAG